One window of the Eucalyptus grandis isolate ANBG69807.140 chromosome 8, ASM1654582v1, whole genome shotgun sequence genome contains the following:
- the LOC104416583 gene encoding 60S ribosomal protein L39-3 — MNVVRRSCYRWCRETHAFVVVAPPSPRARRRQIKKKLAKKMRQNRPIPHWIRMRTDNTIKYNTKHRHWRRTKLRF; from the exons ATGAATGTT GTGCGCCGTTCATGCTACCGTTGGTGCCGTGAGACTCATGCCTTCGTCGTCGTCGCACCACCGTCGCCGCGTGCTCGCCGTCGCCAGATCAAGAAGAAGCTGGCGAAGAAGATGAGGCAGAACAGGCCCATCCCTCACTGGATTCGCATGCGAACTGACAACACCATCAA GTACAACACGAAGCACAGGCACTGGCGCCGAACCAAGCTACGGTTCTGA